Proteins co-encoded in one Candidatus Zymogenaceae bacterium genomic window:
- a CDS encoding TatD family hydrolase: protein MTKKQKPYKKIVDVHCHIDLYSNPKEIIEECEDFGIQTIGVTTTPLAWKGNKQLVKNSKYVKCSLGLHPTIVCSKYSDIKLFKSLIKETTFVGEIGLDGSAPYLDTFSRQEEIFIEILRTCSEQGNLVLSVHSYKASKKTIELLEKFLSFERCKVVLHWYTGNISDAKHAESLGCYFSINYKMIKTKKGVSLIKNISPKKILTECDGPFIIFKGKPSRPLDIPYTIELLSNVWDCEMENTYKKVQSNFNSLIQNSIIHS from the coding sequence ATGACGAAAAAACAAAAACCATATAAAAAGATTGTTGATGTTCATTGTCATATAGACCTCTACTCAAATCCAAAGGAAATTATTGAAGAATGTGAAGATTTTGGAATACAAACAATCGGTGTTACTACTACACCTTTGGCTTGGAAAGGAAACAAGCAACTTGTTAAAAACTCAAAATATGTAAAATGCTCACTTGGACTTCATCCTACAATTGTCTGCAGCAAATACTCTGATATCAAGCTCTTCAAGTCTCTAATAAAAGAAACAACTTTCGTTGGGGAAATAGGTCTTGATGGTAGCGCTCCCTATCTCGATACTTTTTCTAGACAAGAAGAAATTTTTATAGAAATTCTTCGCACATGCTCTGAACAAGGCAATTTGGTTTTATCTGTTCATAGTTACAAAGCATCAAAGAAAACTATTGAATTGCTTGAAAAATTCCTTAGTTTTGAAAGATGCAAAGTTGTACTCCATTGGTACACAGGTAATATATCCGATGCAAAACACGCTGAATCTCTTGGGTGTTACTTTTCAATCAATTATAAAATGATTAAAACAAAAAAAGGTGTTAGTCTAATAAAGAATATTTCCCCCAAAAAGATCCTAACAGAATGTGATGGTCCATTTATTATCTTTAAGGGAAAACCATCCCGACCTCTGGATATACCATATACTATTGAATTGTTATCTAATGTGTGGGATTGTGAAATGGAAAATACTTATAAGAAGGTACAATCAAATTTTAATTCTCTTATACAAAATAGTATTATTCATTCTTGA
- a CDS encoding 7-cyano-7-deazaguanine synthase codes for MKRFSIVARVGSTDTSEIELLDKSSKMVELSFIRNSTQWKYGLNEAFHSLSKIGLIPHTDAVDLLVLASIVYAVDTKIERITHSQDGWSREIDLYLPVGNPDLWDKARDNILEPMLRFLTGDIWRIRFRRHIEDILKFIPCNQEKTLNKIDAVCLFSGGLDSFIGALDLFQNGTKPLLISHYSNYIDSKIQKACFDILRNEYNNDTDIHIKSKIGFKKNTITEGEKEDSLRSRSMLFISLGVLAASTVSDKMTLFIPENGLISLNVPIDPLRIGANSTRTTHPFFIDKFQKLLDHLGLEVKLENRYRFKTKGEMLQGCMNQEIVKKHASITMSCAHPSNSRYSPNQSPYQHCGRCFPCIIRRAAFKHAEIEDLTNYVLEDLWSRILDSKKAEGKDIHSLKRHIEEIEGNPNLAKYNVYRSGPLFEIEDDIIEYIDIYRRGIIELSDFVEGIETKSSELK; via the coding sequence ATGAAACGATTTAGTATTGTGGCAAGGGTAGGAAGCACCGACACTTCAGAGATTGAATTACTCGATAAATCTTCCAAGATGGTTGAACTTAGTTTTATTAGAAATAGTACTCAATGGAAATATGGATTAAACGAAGCTTTTCATTCTTTAAGCAAAATTGGATTAATTCCTCATACCGATGCCGTGGATCTCTTGGTTCTTGCTTCAATAGTATATGCAGTCGATACAAAAATTGAAAGAATTACTCATTCTCAAGATGGCTGGTCTAGAGAGATTGATCTCTATTTGCCAGTAGGCAATCCTGATCTTTGGGATAAAGCAAGAGATAATATTCTCGAGCCTATGCTGAGATTTCTTACAGGTGATATATGGCGAATAAGATTTCGTAGACATATTGAAGATATTCTAAAATTCATTCCTTGTAATCAAGAAAAAACTCTAAATAAAATTGATGCTGTATGCCTTTTTTCAGGCGGACTTGATAGCTTTATAGGCGCATTAGATCTCTTCCAAAATGGGACAAAACCTCTTCTTATAAGCCATTACAGTAATTACATTGATAGTAAAATACAGAAAGCTTGTTTTGATATACTCAGAAATGAATATAATAATGATACTGATATACATATTAAAAGTAAAATCGGTTTTAAAAAAAATACAATAACGGAGGGCGAAAAAGAGGATAGTCTAAGATCGCGATCTATGCTATTTATTTCCTTGGGAGTTCTTGCCGCGTCCACAGTCTCTGATAAAATGACATTATTCATTCCAGAAAATGGTCTGATCTCTTTGAATGTGCCAATAGATCCACTAAGAATTGGTGCAAATAGCACTAGAACAACACACCCCTTCTTTATAGACAAATTTCAGAAACTATTAGATCATCTTGGATTGGAAGTGAAATTGGAGAATAGATATCGTTTTAAAACGAAAGGTGAAATGCTTCAAGGATGTATGAATCAAGAAATAGTTAAAAAGCATGCGAGTATTACTATGTCCTGTGCACACCCTTCAAATAGCAGATACTCGCCCAATCAGAGCCCTTATCAACATTGTGGTAGATGCTTCCCTTGTATTATTCGCCGTGCTGCTTTCAAACACGCTGAAATAGAAGATTTGACAAATTATGTTTTAGAGGATTTATGGTCAAGAATACTTGATTCTAAAAAAGCTGAGGGCAAGGATATACACTCTCTAAAACGTCATATCGAGGAAATAGAAGGAAATCCTAATTTAGCGAAATATAATGTATATAGATCGGGACCTCTATTTGAGATAGAAGATGACATTATTGAATATATAGATATATATCGTCGAGGAATCATAGAATTAAGTGATTTCGTTGAAGGTATTGAAACAAAATCTTCTGAATTAAAATGA
- a CDS encoding KAP P-loop domain protein: MIFHDNETDIDLLNFEVIVRTIKNLIISTKGSPITIGVHGDWGAGKTSILKMLENSFEKDDKVVCIWFNSWLFQDFEDSKIVLLENILTQLLESRKIHDKFLDEIYSLILKINWLKLIKVGGSIGTLALSQATGYPEFLALLPLFNNITTINNDEIKKRKIEEFVNVISELKETGSNVPKQIQEIRKSFEELLSKAKIDQLIVLIDDLDRCLPKTIIQTLEAIKLFLFVPNMVFIIGADESIIEYSVKQYFPDIPLSVTQQNYAKNYLEKLIQIPFRIPSLGQKETLAYLLLLLTYNELAEKNKFKELRNLLFEKIGLPWTTSSIDADFFKNSVEIESESIKESIFIANQIATILTEGTKGNPRQIKRFINTLFLRQDFAKERGLDEYIKIRILSKLMLLEYFKPDTYQKIGEEIISSIEGKSENLKLLISTYYNEDEANRGKVKTDKDNMQVPDDFFGDLEKDNWFRNWLDIKPDISDIDLRPYYFISREKRRLYSSTLLSDHLKDTLEVLASGEKYKIAEISNGIKGLSKQDSEELFNKLRELISVVDDLSNQPKEIDGIVTLCKEHIHLQKPFYLLLNSFPVEKLGPWAASALTNSCGSHELEEATRELLERWSQSEENTKLAKSASAVIKIKK, translated from the coding sequence ATGATTTTTCATGATAATGAAACAGATATAGACTTATTGAATTTCGAGGTTATTGTAAGAACTATCAAAAACTTAATCATTAGTACAAAAGGTTCACCTATAACAATCGGAGTCCACGGCGATTGGGGAGCCGGTAAAACAAGTATCTTAAAAATGCTAGAAAATTCATTTGAGAAGGATGATAAAGTAGTATGTATTTGGTTTAATAGCTGGCTTTTTCAAGATTTCGAAGATTCAAAAATTGTTCTATTAGAAAATATTTTAACTCAGCTTTTAGAATCAAGAAAAATACATGATAAGTTTCTAGATGAAATTTATAGTTTAATTCTAAAAATAAATTGGCTGAAATTAATTAAAGTAGGTGGAAGTATAGGAACCCTAGCTTTATCACAAGCAACTGGATACCCTGAGTTCTTGGCACTTCTCCCATTGTTTAATAATATAACTACTATAAACAATGATGAGATAAAAAAAAGAAAGATTGAAGAATTTGTTAATGTGATATCGGAGCTGAAAGAAACAGGATCAAATGTACCTAAGCAAATACAAGAAATAAGAAAAAGTTTTGAAGAACTACTTTCTAAAGCAAAAATTGACCAGCTTATTGTATTGATAGACGATCTGGATCGCTGCCTTCCAAAAACAATAATTCAAACTCTTGAAGCAATAAAACTCTTCCTCTTCGTTCCAAACATGGTTTTTATTATCGGTGCTGATGAATCAATAATCGAGTATTCAGTTAAACAGTATTTCCCTGATATTCCACTTTCTGTAACTCAACAAAATTACGCAAAAAATTACTTAGAAAAGCTAATACAAATCCCGTTTCGAATTCCGTCTTTAGGACAAAAAGAGACACTAGCATATTTATTACTTCTTTTAACCTATAATGAATTAGCTGAAAAAAATAAATTTAAAGAATTGCGGAATTTGTTGTTTGAAAAAATAGGACTACCATGGACTACTTCTTCAATAGATGCGGACTTTTTTAAAAATAGTGTTGAAATAGAAAGCGAATCCATAAAAGAAAGCATTTTTATCGCAAATCAGATAGCAACCATTCTTACAGAAGGGACTAAAGGAAATCCTCGTCAAATAAAAAGGTTTATAAATACACTATTTTTGCGCCAAGATTTTGCGAAAGAACGTGGATTGGATGAATACATAAAAATTAGAATTTTATCCAAGCTCATGCTTCTAGAGTATTTCAAACCAGATACTTATCAGAAAATTGGTGAAGAGATTATTTCCTCTATAGAAGGAAAAAGCGAGAACCTTAAGCTACTAATAAGTACTTATTATAATGAAGATGAAGCAAATAGGGGAAAAGTTAAAACTGACAAGGATAACATGCAGGTACCTGATGATTTTTTTGGTGATTTGGAAAAAGATAACTGGTTTAGAAATTGGCTAGACATCAAACCAGATATTTCTGACATAGACTTGAGACCTTACTATTTTATATCACGCGAAAAACGAAGGCTTTATAGTTCTACACTCCTATCTGATCATCTTAAAGATACTTTAGAAGTCCTTGCGTCCGGTGAAAAATATAAAATAGCTGAGATTTCGAATGGTATTAAAGGTCTTTCAAAACAAGATTCTGAAGAACTTTTCAATAAATTAAGGGAATTGATTTCAGTTGTTGATGATTTGTCTAACCAACCAAAGGAAATCGATGGAATAGTTACTCTATGCAAAGAACATATTCATCTTCAAAAACCCTTTTACCTTTTACTAAATAGTTTCCCTGTTGAGAAGCTTGGCCCTTGGGCTGCTTCAGCATTAACAAACTCTTGTGGATCTCATGAATTGGAAGAAGCCACAAGAGAATTGTTAGAAAGGTGGTCACAAAGCGAAGAAAATACTAAATTAGCAAAATCTGCGTCTGCTGTTATTAAGATTAAAAAGTAA
- a CDS encoding DUF2156 domain-containing protein — translation MPAYPEFKPLALDDRPEIVRYLEAYRPETSELTFTNLFIWRHHFWWEWSVLDDLLVLVSPKRPHTLPGDVEGSQAFAMMPVGSAPRVDAVRELFRHLADVRGAKDPAIRRADGRLVDELSGAEDVAVEACREHFDYVYRIDDLVALSGKKYHSKKNFVNRFRKEGNFRYAPVDASNISQCRDLVDCWCEVRRCEDDLNLMGEWDAVYEALDHMTELSLIGGAIIIDDRVAAFSFAEPLTNDTAVTHVEKADPDMPGLYALINQQFCEHEFAHRDSIRFMNREQDLGVEGLRRAKESYHPVKMVEKFVIRPR, via the coding sequence ATGCCCGCGTATCCCGAGTTCAAGCCCCTGGCCCTGGATGACCGCCCGGAGATCGTGAGATACCTGGAGGCGTACCGCCCCGAGACCAGCGAGCTGACGTTTACGAATCTCTTTATCTGGCGCCATCATTTCTGGTGGGAGTGGTCGGTGTTGGACGACCTCCTGGTGCTGGTATCCCCAAAGAGGCCGCACACGCTGCCCGGGGATGTCGAGGGAAGCCAGGCCTTCGCGATGATGCCGGTGGGATCGGCGCCCCGGGTCGACGCCGTCCGAGAGCTGTTTCGTCACCTTGCGGATGTCCGGGGGGCGAAGGACCCCGCGATTCGCCGGGCGGACGGGCGACTTGTCGACGAGCTTTCCGGTGCGGAGGATGTCGCCGTCGAGGCCTGTCGGGAACACTTCGACTACGTCTATCGGATCGATGATCTTGTGGCGCTTTCCGGGAAAAAGTACCATTCGAAGAAGAACTTCGTCAACCGGTTCAGGAAGGAAGGGAACTTTCGCTACGCGCCCGTGGACGCGTCGAACATCTCCCAGTGCCGGGATCTGGTGGACTGCTGGTGTGAGGTGCGCCGGTGCGAGGACGACCTGAACCTGATGGGCGAGTGGGACGCGGTGTACGAGGCGCTGGATCACATGACGGAGCTTTCATTGATCGGCGGCGCAATTATCATCGATGATCGCGTGGCGGCGTTTTCTTTTGCAGAGCCGCTCACGAACGATACGGCGGTGACCCACGTGGAAAAGGCCGACCCGGACATGCCGGGACTCTACGCCCTCATCAACCAGCAGTTCTGCGAGCACGAGTTCGCGCACCGGGACTCCATACGCTTCATGAACCGTGAGCAGGACCTGGGCGTGGAGGGGCTTCGCCGGGCGAAGGAATCCTACCACCCGGTGAAGATGGTGGAAAAATTCGTGATCCGTCCCCGGTAG
- a CDS encoding polymer-forming cytoskeletal protein — translation MGFFDKKIDEEPKVEPVYTPKSSNDDIRPRRDCECYIASGVTVEGKITGSASVGIDGDFDGQLDISSTLMIGEAGTFQGEIKAKDVVISGTVKGNIAAENLLEVHPTGKIHGDIYANRLVIADGVIFEGNITMSREQSPEPYSPPEPTPDEEEPEEDLGPISNY, via the coding sequence ATGGGTTTTTTCGATAAAAAGATCGACGAGGAGCCGAAAGTCGAACCCGTATACACACCAAAAAGCTCGAATGACGATATCCGCCCCCGCCGTGACTGCGAATGCTACATCGCCAGCGGGGTTACGGTGGAAGGAAAGATAACCGGATCGGCCAGCGTCGGTATCGACGGTGACTTCGACGGACAGCTCGATATTTCATCCACGCTGATGATCGGTGAAGCCGGCACGTTCCAGGGTGAAATCAAGGCCAAGGATGTGGTAATCTCGGGAACGGTGAAGGGCAATATCGCCGCGGAAAACCTGTTGGAGGTCCACCCCACCGGAAAGATCCACGGGGATATCTATGCCAACCGTCTGGTCATCGCCGACGGCGTTATCTTCGAGGGAAATATCACCATGAGCCGGGAGCAATCACCGGAGCCCTATTCTCCTCCCGAGCCGACGCCCGATGAGGAGGAGCCGGAAGAAGATCTCGGCCCGATTTCCAACTACTGA
- a CDS encoding tetratricopeptide repeat protein produces MRENRIVFIIVALFGIVLAAGTPSFAQSAAELTDQGNRLYTEGDVKGALESYDAAIAADPKYAPAYKMRGMVYSILAKYDVAADDLTRYIELVPESVSAYANRGNAYFNMNMLDEAIEDYTTALSMEQNDPDIWYNRGVVYTVSGGLENAVDDFSRALALSPNDLDALYDRGNTYIDLGEYDKAIEDLTDFIELESNAIMAYINRGIAYGSLEQYDRAIDDFSTAIKLDDEFALAYYCRALAYSRTGKEDKAVSDLNTACDYGMIDACEVIGR; encoded by the coding sequence ATGCGTGAAAATCGAATCGTCTTTATCATCGTCGCCCTCTTCGGCATCGTTCTGGCCGCAGGCACACCGTCGTTCGCCCAGTCGGCCGCGGAGCTGACCGACCAGGGCAATCGTCTGTATACGGAAGGCGACGTCAAGGGCGCGCTGGAATCCTACGATGCTGCCATCGCGGCAGATCCAAAATACGCACCCGCCTACAAGATGCGGGGTATGGTGTACTCGATACTGGCGAAATACGACGTTGCGGCGGACGACCTGACCAGATACATCGAGCTTGTGCCGGAGAGCGTCTCCGCCTACGCCAACCGGGGAAACGCCTACTTCAATATGAACATGCTCGATGAGGCCATCGAGGATTACACAACGGCCCTCAGCATGGAACAGAACGACCCCGATATTTGGTATAATCGCGGTGTCGTCTATACCGTTTCGGGGGGCCTGGAAAACGCCGTGGATGACTTCTCCCGGGCGCTGGCTCTCTCCCCGAACGATCTGGACGCGCTGTATGATCGGGGCAACACCTATATCGACCTGGGTGAGTATGACAAGGCGATCGAAGATTTGACGGACTTCATCGAATTGGAATCGAACGCAATCATGGCCTACATCAACCGCGGCATCGCCTACGGCAGCCTTGAGCAATACGACCGGGCGATCGATGATTTCTCAACCGCCATCAAGCTGGATGATGAATTCGCCCTGGCGTATTATTGCCGCGCCCTCGCGTATTCCCGCACGGGCAAAGAAGACAAGGCCGTTTCGGACCTGAATACCGCCTGCGACTACGGGATGATCGATGCCTGTGAGGTCATCGGGAGATAG
- a CDS encoding epoxyqueuosine reductase, with the protein MDIHDLTAVITDFVRTDTRNRLPNGGYPIYDDPLVGAAAADDPIFCEYKQEGIVGPHHFLPTDWLESAQTVISYFLPFSEPIVESNEAPGPPSDEWYLARYWGEVFNDALRGYLRDHIESSGGSAVAPIIDERFESLFGVTSNWSERHAAYAAGLGTFCLTYSFITEKGCAGRFGSVVTDLALTLTPRTAVSLMENCIYDNDGACGICIQRCPAGAVTPEKKDHGLCLQYLLDEVLTNYPPRHGNIHAGGCGKCQTAVPCSRTNPRRSRASGG; encoded by the coding sequence ATGGATATCCATGATCTTACCGCGGTCATAACCGATTTCGTACGAACGGACACACGAAATCGCCTCCCCAACGGCGGCTACCCCATATACGACGATCCCCTGGTGGGGGCGGCGGCCGCCGACGACCCGATCTTTTGCGAGTATAAACAGGAGGGGATCGTCGGCCCGCACCATTTCCTCCCGACGGACTGGCTGGAGTCCGCCCAAACCGTCATCAGCTATTTTCTCCCCTTTTCAGAACCGATTGTCGAAAGCAACGAGGCGCCCGGTCCCCCGTCCGACGAGTGGTACCTGGCACGGTACTGGGGGGAGGTGTTCAACGACGCCCTGCGGGGGTATCTTCGGGATCACATTGAATCCTCCGGCGGGAGCGCCGTGGCGCCGATCATCGATGAGCGGTTCGAATCGCTTTTCGGGGTCACCAGCAACTGGTCGGAGCGCCACGCCGCCTATGCCGCCGGTCTGGGGACCTTCTGTCTGACCTACTCCTTCATCACGGAGAAGGGATGCGCCGGGCGGTTCGGCTCGGTGGTGACCGACCTCGCCCTCACGCTCACCCCCCGAACGGCGGTCTCCCTGATGGAGAACTGCATCTACGACAACGACGGCGCCTGCGGGATATGCATCCAGCGTTGTCCCGCCGGGGCCGTCACTCCCGAGAAGAAGGATCACGGCCTCTGTCTTCAGTATCTCCTTGATGAGGTGCTCACGAACTATCCGCCGCGCCACGGGAACATCCACGCGGGAGGCTGCGGCAAGTGCCAGACCGCCGTGCCCTGCTCCCGGACGAATCCGAGACGAAGCAGGGCGTCGGGCGGGTAG
- a CDS encoding acyl-CoA dehydrogenase family protein has translation MDFNLTEEQQMLIDTLRTMGEREKFRDLAKKIDETGEFPWDLLPKYADLGLLGMTLSEEYGGGGQPVMNAVLAIEELAKFSPMIAAPVFESNVGPVRVIDMFGSEEQKKQIIPKVCAGESSVSVCMTEPEAGSDLTSLTTKITDDGDDYILNGTKTFITGGGHASHYMVYCRIGDTPGYKGVGGILVEKDTPGFSFGKQEVFMGLRGMPSCDLIFEDVRVPKKNLIVKEGEFRNLMSTFDVERCGNAAMCLGTAGGALDAAKAYSMERQAFGRPINEFQAVQFMIVDMAMKLDAARLLVYRAASGAGRGLPSIYEAAMGKCYANEMAIEVTNMAMQVFGGYGYSTEFPVERMARDANAWRVAGGTVQMLRITMASLMFGRRFDQRPGK, from the coding sequence ATGGACTTCAACCTGACTGAAGAGCAGCAGATGCTCATCGATACCCTGCGCACCATGGGTGAGCGGGAAAAATTTCGTGACCTGGCGAAGAAGATCGACGAGACCGGAGAATTCCCCTGGGATCTCCTGCCGAAATACGCCGATCTGGGCCTCTTGGGCATGACCCTGTCCGAGGAATACGGCGGCGGCGGACAGCCGGTCATGAACGCCGTCCTGGCCATTGAGGAGCTGGCGAAATTCAGCCCCATGATCGCCGCCCCGGTCTTCGAATCGAACGTGGGGCCGGTCAGGGTCATTGATATGTTCGGATCGGAAGAGCAGAAAAAACAGATCATCCCCAAGGTCTGCGCAGGGGAGTCGTCGGTATCGGTCTGCATGACAGAGCCCGAGGCGGGGAGTGACCTGACGTCGCTCACCACGAAAATTACAGACGACGGCGACGACTACATCCTCAACGGCACCAAGACCTTCATCACCGGCGGCGGCCACGCCAGCCACTATATGGTCTACTGCCGCATCGGCGACACCCCTGGATACAAGGGAGTCGGCGGCATCCTGGTGGAAAAGGACACCCCCGGTTTTTCCTTCGGCAAGCAGGAGGTCTTCATGGGCCTTCGGGGGATGCCGTCGTGCGACCTCATCTTCGAGGATGTCCGGGTGCCCAAGAAAAACCTGATCGTGAAAGAAGGTGAGTTCAGAAACCTCATGAGCACCTTCGACGTGGAGCGCTGCGGCAACGCCGCCATGTGCCTGGGCACCGCGGGAGGCGCCTTGGACGCAGCAAAGGCCTATTCCATGGAGCGCCAGGCCTTCGGGCGGCCCATCAATGAGTTCCAGGCGGTGCAGTTCATGATAGTGGACATGGCCATGAAGCTGGACGCGGCGCGGCTCTTGGTCTATCGGGCCGCCTCCGGGGCGGGGCGGGGATTGCCCTCAATTTACGAAGCGGCAATGGGCAAGTGCTACGCCAACGAGATGGCGATTGAGGTCACCAACATGGCCATGCAGGTCTTCGGCGGCTACGGCTACTCCACGGAGTTCCCGGTGGAGCGGATGGCCCGGGACGCCAACGCCTGGCGGGTCGCCGGGGGAACGGTGCAGATGCTGCGCATCACCATGGCAAGCCTCATGTTCGGCCGACGCTTCGACCAGCGGCCCGGAAAGTAA
- a CDS encoding MmgE/PrpD family protein: protein MEYSKKLAEFCRDLTFDDLPKEVVHKAKLCVLDYVANVYGSLFLDAARNTAGYVKSLGGQAKVSCHGLDFKAGVEEAAFLNGTLAEAIEAQDGLRFGGNHPGTAVIPAAFACAENGGCDGRAFLEAVVAGYEAANRAAAAVHPRHTLSGFLPTGTTSTFGAAAAAGKLIGLSGDAFISAIGNAGYLLPLSMAEQLMGGYTIKIVQGGQAASAGIRAASLAGAGLTGLPGVLEGTELGGGFAKITIDQEPNLDRIIDRLGEHFTIMDIYFKPYTACRHTHGAAQAALELQEAEDISPGDIEAVEVFTYGIALIAVGKKVVLGDSFVNAQFSIPYVVSVCLFDRELGPAQLAEKRLADKTLIDFTTKVTVTYDDELNSMYPEKTASAVTLTMKDKKTLTKRVEIPKGDPRDPMEATDLAAKIHRFAGERDKKRLDRVIDMITHLETLSDIRELSEAL, encoded by the coding sequence ATGGAATATTCAAAGAAACTGGCCGAATTCTGCCGGGACCTGACCTTCGACGATCTCCCGAAGGAGGTCGTCCACAAGGCCAAGCTCTGTGTTCTGGATTATGTCGCCAATGTATACGGCTCGCTGTTTCTGGACGCCGCCCGGAACACCGCCGGCTATGTCAAGTCCCTGGGGGGACAGGCGAAGGTGTCGTGTCACGGCCTCGATTTCAAGGCGGGGGTCGAGGAGGCGGCGTTTCTGAACGGCACCCTGGCCGAAGCCATCGAGGCCCAGGACGGCCTCCGGTTCGGAGGGAACCACCCGGGCACCGCCGTCATCCCCGCAGCCTTCGCGTGCGCGGAAAACGGGGGATGTGACGGACGAGCCTTTCTGGAGGCGGTGGTGGCGGGCTATGAGGCGGCGAACCGGGCGGCGGCGGCGGTCCATCCCCGCCATACCCTCTCCGGCTTTCTGCCCACAGGGACCACCAGCACCTTCGGCGCCGCTGCGGCGGCGGGAAAGCTCATAGGCCTTTCCGGGGACGCCTTCATCAGCGCGATCGGCAACGCCGGCTACCTGCTCCCCCTTTCCATGGCGGAACAGCTCATGGGCGGCTACACCATCAAGATCGTCCAGGGCGGCCAGGCCGCATCGGCGGGAATCCGCGCTGCATCGCTTGCGGGGGCGGGTCTCACCGGCCTCCCCGGCGTCCTCGAGGGGACGGAACTGGGGGGCGGCTTTGCGAAGATCACCATAGACCAGGAGCCGAACCTGGACCGCATCATCGACCGACTGGGCGAACACTTCACCATCATGGACATCTACTTCAAGCCCTACACCGCATGCCGTCACACCCACGGCGCGGCCCAGGCGGCGCTGGAGCTTCAAGAAGCGGAGGATATCTCCCCCGGTGACATCGAGGCGGTGGAGGTCTTCACCTACGGCATCGCCCTGATCGCCGTGGGGAAAAAGGTTGTTTTGGGTGACTCCTTCGTCAACGCCCAGTTCTCCATTCCATACGTCGTGAGCGTGTGCCTCTTCGATAGGGAGCTGGGGCCGGCCCAGCTTGCGGAAAAGCGCCTGGCGGACAAAACACTCATCGACTTTACCACAAAGGTGACCGTGACCTACGACGACGAACTCAACTCCATGTATCCGGAAAAAACCGCCAGCGCCGTCACCCTGACGATGAAAGATAAAAAAACCCTGACGAAACGGGTGGAAATCCCGAAGGGAGATCCCCGGGACCCGATGGAAGCCACTGATCTGGCCGCGAAGATCCACCGTTTCGCAGGCGAAAGGGATAAAAAACGGCTCGACCGAGTTATCGATATGATCACGCACCTCGAGACGCTCTCGGACATCCGGGAGCTCTCGGAAGCGCTCTAA
- a CDS encoding CoA-transferase subunit beta codes for MACCGAREIYDGDLVIVGTGFPTMAANIAKYTHAPTATMMQEAGSYDAQPRRPALSVGDPCLNPGAAMIGGLIEIMGMFLQAGWVDVGFLSGSQVDKYGNINTTVIGDYNAPKSRLPGSGGANPIGSLVKRVLIIALHDTRRLAERVDFITTPGYIDGPGSREKWGLPPNTGPHAIITNKAVMKFDDKTKEAYLASYHPDTTVDEVVKNTPWKLKVSDDVCETEPPRADELRALREILDPNRMIKIYEKRGYV; via the coding sequence ATGGCGTGCTGCGGCGCCAGGGAAATATACGACGGCGACCTGGTCATTGTGGGTACCGGCTTTCCGACCATGGCCGCCAACATCGCCAAGTACACCCACGCCCCCACCGCCACGATGATGCAGGAGGCGGGCTCCTACGACGCCCAGCCCAGGCGCCCCGCATTATCGGTGGGCGATCCCTGCCTGAACCCGGGGGCCGCCATGATCGGCGGACTCATCGAGATCATGGGGATGTTCCTCCAGGCGGGATGGGTGGACGTGGGATTTCTCTCGGGCAGTCAGGTCGATAAATACGGTAACATCAATACCACCGTCATTGGGGATTACAACGCCCCCAAGAGTAGGCTTCCCGGCAGCGGCGGCGCCAATCCCATCGGGTCCTTGGTCAAGCGGGTGCTCATCATCGCCCTGCACGATACCCGCCGTCTGGCGGAGCGGGTCGATTTCATCACCACCCCCGGCTATATCGACGGCCCCGGCAGCCGGGAAAAGTGGGGGCTCCCCCCCAATACCGGGCCCCACGCCATCATCACCAACAAGGCGGTCATGAAATTCGACGACAAAACGAAAGAGGCGTATCTTGCGTCATACCACCCGGACACCACCGTCGACGAGGTGGTCAAGAACACGCCCTGGAAGTTGAAAGTGTCGGACGACGTCTGTGAAACCGAGCCGCCCAGGGCCGATGAGCTTCGGGCGCTCAGGGAAATACTCGACCCGAACCGGATGATAAAAATATACGAGAAGCGGGGATACGTCTAA